A window of uncultured Litoreibacter sp. contains these coding sequences:
- a CDS encoding glycosyl transferase family 3, translated as MSLAPYVQIVARGKGRSRALSMAEAQEAMQLILAGHAAPEAVGALLMVLRLRGEEPQEIAGFTAALRIQVQGKLPSADLDWPCYAAGRSRGAPLFLLAARLVSNAGYSVSMHGWNSHQSGAASLRAALDLAGPRVTYTALETISPEAFSLLNLRDTFGLRSCFNTVLRMWNPSQAPATVQGVFHPSYRGLQAQAAEMLGQQDMSIIKGGGGEFERNPAKEVRVFGLRNGAHIQKTAAPILSETRRLHEVSRTVDIRGLWHGGIQDSFAKATITGTAAIGLWTLKAAPSLLAAQNMAEALWDSRHNQRGLTA; from the coding sequence ATGAGCCTCGCGCCCTACGTGCAAATCGTCGCGCGTGGCAAGGGCCGATCCCGCGCGTTGAGCATGGCGGAAGCGCAAGAGGCAATGCAATTGATTTTGGCGGGACATGCAGCGCCCGAAGCCGTCGGCGCGCTGCTCATGGTCTTGCGGTTGCGGGGCGAAGAGCCACAGGAAATCGCGGGCTTCACCGCCGCGTTGCGTATCCAAGTGCAGGGCAAATTGCCCTCCGCTGATCTGGATTGGCCATGCTATGCCGCCGGACGCAGCCGGGGCGCCCCGCTGTTTTTGCTGGCGGCGCGATTGGTCAGCAATGCAGGCTATAGTGTTTCCATGCACGGCTGGAATTCGCACCAATCCGGTGCTGCGTCTCTGCGCGCGGCTCTTGATCTGGCGGGCCCTCGCGTGACCTATACCGCGCTGGAGACCATAAGCCCCGAAGCCTTTTCCTTGTTGAACCTGCGCGACACCTTTGGGCTGCGATCCTGTTTCAACACGGTTTTGCGGATGTGGAACCCATCGCAGGCTCCCGCGACGGTTCAGGGGGTGTTCCACCCTTCCTACCGTGGCCTGCAAGCGCAAGCGGCTGAGATGTTGGGACAGCAGGACATGAGCATCATCAAAGGCGGCGGTGGTGAGTTTGAGCGCAACCCCGCCAAAGAGGTTAGGGTTTTTGGCCTAAGAAACGGCGCACATATCCAAAAGACCGCAGCTCCCATCCTGAGCGAGACCCGCAGGCTGCACGAGGTCAGCCGCACGGTCGATATCCGAGGCCTATGGCATGGCGGCATTCAGGACAGTTTTGCCAAAGCGACAATTACCGGCACTGCGGCCATTGGGCTTTGGACCCTCAAAGCCGCGCCAAGCCTGCTCGCCGCTCAAAACATGGCGGAGGCGCTTTGGGATAGCCGTCACAACCAAAGAGGTCTCACAGCATGA
- a CDS encoding nitrate reductase has protein sequence MSLTRTTCPYCGVGCGVLAGADGTIKGDPDHPANFGRLCSKGAALGETIDLDGRLLHPKVGGQATDWDTALDLVARKFSEAIAEYGPDGVAFYASGQLLTEDYYVANKLMKGFIGSANIDTNSRLCMASSVAGHKRAFGTDTVPGTYEDLEKADLIVLVGSNLAWCHPVLYQRIAAAKEARPNMRVVNVDPRRTATTDLADTHLQVAPDGDIALFNGLLAHLADVGALHQEFVANHVNGMEETVQAAKASVAAASGLTSLELAEFYALWAGTQKVVTVYSQGVNQSRCGTDKVNAILNCHLATGRIGTPGCGPFSVTGQPNAMGGREVGGLANMLANHLELGDPAHRDAVQGFWQSPTICTQPGLKAVDLFDACAKGRIKALWVMSTNPAVSLPDADGVAAAISKVPFVVTSDIMEKTDTNNLAHVLLPATGWGEKDGTVTNSERRISRQRAFLPAPGAARPDWKIVSDVATRMGFGAAFAYQKPAEIFAEYVALDAATSQFPRDLDLSIFADKDYVELIPTQWPANNRRFFADGQFFHPDGKARMIPVAAPALTQTRFSLNTGRNRDQWHTMTRSGKSARLGAHLAEPYVEIHPDDAAAIGAKPGDLIAVESLYGLTILRALITPRAAPGQLFAPMHWTRQRSSSGLVNCVTAPVTDPVSGQPALKSGPVTAQVHRPKWFGFLACAAAPAPQTTYAAVARTQTGWQVEMAGDRRPSDWEAEVRALSGVAEGTASLHTDLATGTVRLAFTEGGLISALFFASPSPVVVSRSAVIGMIGTDIAASAALAGRPPADMPDAGATVCACFNVGRNTLLGAISQGAGSLEALGAVTYAGTNCGSCKPELRSLLAEAKLPMAAE, from the coding sequence ATGAGCCTGACCCGCACAACCTGCCCCTATTGCGGTGTCGGCTGCGGGGTTCTGGCTGGGGCCGATGGGACAATCAAAGGTGATCCGGATCACCCCGCAAATTTCGGACGGCTCTGTTCCAAAGGCGCGGCTTTGGGGGAGACAATTGATCTCGATGGTCGGTTGTTGCACCCGAAAGTAGGTGGTCAGGCAACCGATTGGGACACAGCGCTTGATTTGGTCGCTCGAAAATTCAGCGAAGCAATCGCGGAATATGGACCTGACGGCGTCGCATTCTACGCCTCTGGCCAGCTGCTGACGGAGGACTATTACGTTGCCAACAAGCTGATGAAAGGCTTCATCGGTTCGGCCAACATAGATACAAACTCGCGGCTCTGCATGGCCTCTTCAGTGGCGGGGCACAAACGAGCCTTTGGCACGGACACGGTCCCGGGAACCTACGAGGACCTCGAAAAGGCTGACCTGATCGTGCTGGTCGGCTCCAACCTCGCATGGTGTCATCCCGTGCTGTATCAACGCATCGCGGCGGCGAAGGAGGCGCGCCCGAATATGCGCGTGGTCAATGTCGACCCGCGCCGCACGGCGACGACGGATTTAGCTGACACGCATCTTCAAGTCGCGCCGGATGGGGACATCGCCTTGTTCAACGGCTTGCTGGCGCATCTGGCAGATGTTGGGGCGTTGCACCAAGAATTTGTCGCAAACCACGTCAACGGCATGGAAGAAACGGTGCAGGCCGCCAAGGCAAGCGTGGCTGCTGCCAGCGGCCTCACCTCGTTGGAACTGGCCGAGTTCTATGCGCTTTGGGCCGGAACGCAGAAGGTCGTTACCGTCTATTCGCAAGGCGTCAATCAATCGCGCTGCGGCACTGACAAGGTCAATGCGATCCTGAATTGCCACCTCGCCACAGGTCGAATTGGCACGCCGGGCTGCGGGCCGTTCTCGGTCACGGGCCAACCCAACGCGATGGGCGGTCGCGAGGTGGGCGGTCTCGCGAACATGCTCGCAAACCATCTTGAGCTGGGCGACCCAGCCCACCGAGACGCAGTACAAGGGTTCTGGCAAAGCCCCACGATCTGTACGCAACCAGGCCTAAAGGCGGTCGACTTGTTTGACGCCTGCGCCAAAGGCCGCATCAAGGCGCTTTGGGTGATGTCGACCAACCCCGCCGTCTCGCTGCCGGACGCAGACGGTGTTGCGGCGGCTATTTCCAAGGTGCCTTTCGTTGTCACTTCCGACATTATGGAGAAGACCGACACAAACAATCTGGCGCATGTCCTGTTGCCTGCCACCGGTTGGGGAGAGAAGGACGGCACAGTCACCAATTCGGAACGCCGCATCTCACGACAGCGGGCCTTTTTGCCGGCACCGGGTGCCGCGCGGCCTGATTGGAAAATAGTCAGTGACGTGGCCACACGGATGGGGTTTGGGGCCGCATTCGCCTATCAAAAACCCGCTGAAATATTCGCAGAATATGTGGCGCTTGATGCCGCCACGTCGCAGTTCCCACGCGACCTTGATCTCAGCATTTTTGCCGATAAGGACTATGTGGAATTGATCCCCACGCAATGGCCCGCCAACAACCGCCGCTTCTTTGCAGACGGCCAGTTTTTTCACCCTGATGGCAAGGCGCGCATGATCCCGGTCGCGGCGCCCGCGCTGACGCAGACGCGGTTTTCGCTCAACACCGGGCGCAATCGCGACCAGTGGCATACGATGACCCGTAGTGGGAAATCTGCGCGGCTTGGGGCGCATTTGGCGGAACCATATGTTGAAATTCACCCGGACGACGCCGCGGCCATCGGCGCAAAACCTGGCGATCTGATCGCGGTTGAAAGCCTCTATGGCCTTACGATCCTGCGCGCGCTGATCACGCCGCGGGCGGCGCCTGGGCAACTTTTTGCGCCGATGCATTGGACGCGTCAGCGCAGTTCTTCAGGGCTGGTCAATTGCGTGACTGCTCCGGTGACTGACCCGGTATCCGGCCAACCGGCGCTAAAGTCGGGGCCGGTGACGGCGCAGGTGCACAGACCGAAATGGTTTGGCTTTCTGGCGTGCGCCGCGGCACCCGCGCCGCAAACCACTTATGCGGCCGTTGCGCGCACCCAGACCGGCTGGCAGGTAGAGATGGCGGGCGACAGGAGGCCTTCTGATTGGGAAGCAGAGGTTAGGGCTTTGTCGGGCGTGGCGGAAGGTACCGCGTCGTTGCACACTGATTTGGCCACAGGCACCGTGCGGCTCGCATTTACTGAAGGTGGCCTGATATCCGCGCTGTTTTTTGCGTCGCCAAGCCCAGTGGTCGTGTCACGGTCGGCAGTCATTGGCATGATTGGCACGGATATTGCAGCCTCCGCAGCGCTGGCCGGGCGTCCGCCTGCGGACATGCCGGATGCCGGGGCCACGGTTTGCGCCTGTTTCAACGTGGGGCGGAACACCTTGTTAGGCGCTATTTCGCAAGGCGCGGGAAGTCTCGAAGCTCTGGGTGCGGTGACCTACGCCGGCACCAATTGCGGATCGTGCAAACCGGAACTGAGGTCACTCTTGGCGGAGGCCAAGCTACCGATGGCCGCGGAATGA
- the nirD gene encoding nitrite reductase small subunit NirD → MSDWIDIATLEDIPKRGARMVKTALGCVAVFRTADDEVFALDNACPHKAGPLAEGIVHGKSVTCPLHNWVISLETGKAQGNDEGQVTTYPARVEQGRILLERSFLRARTAA, encoded by the coding sequence ATGAGCGACTGGATCGATATTGCCACGCTGGAAGACATCCCAAAACGGGGCGCGCGGATGGTGAAAACGGCGTTGGGGTGCGTTGCAGTGTTCCGCACTGCAGATGACGAGGTTTTTGCTCTCGACAACGCATGCCCGCACAAGGCTGGACCGTTGGCCGAAGGGATTGTGCACGGCAAGTCCGTGACCTGCCCGCTGCACAATTGGGTGATTTCCTTGGAAACTGGTAAGGCCCAAGGCAATGACGAGGGCCAGGTCACGACATATCCTGCGCGGGTTGAACAAGGGCGCATCCTGCTCGAACGCTCCTTTTTGCGCGCGCGGACAGCGGCATGA